The proteins below are encoded in one region of Aequorivita iocasae:
- a CDS encoding cell division protein ZapA, whose product MAEPLKIKLSIADRVYPLTINPSQEEGLRLASKKIEEMIKKFEQSYAVRDKQDVLAMCALQFAAQVEQKQIDNSRDTQETETRLKALDRLLQEQLS is encoded by the coding sequence ATGGCCGAACCATTAAAAATAAAACTATCAATTGCAGACAGGGTTTATCCCTTGACCATTAATCCTTCACAGGAAGAGGGGTTGCGGTTGGCAAGCAAAAAGATAGAAGAAATGATTAAGAAGTTCGAGCAAAGTTATGCCGTACGCGATAAACAGGATGTGTTAGCCATGTGCGCCCTCCAGTTTGCAGCCCAGGTAGAGCAAAAGCAAATTGATAATTCAAGAGATACGCAGGAAACAGAAACAAGGCTAAAGGCTTTGGACCGTTTGCTGCAGGAGCAATTATCATAA